A genomic region of Dreissena polymorpha isolate Duluth1 chromosome 4, UMN_Dpol_1.0, whole genome shotgun sequence contains the following coding sequences:
- the LOC127879500 gene encoding calmodulin-A-like — MAQFEWDEEAQQKFEHLWAIYDSDGNGYLTLEEIKAQKLKEGAQLLGTNPTDEDIKDYMDRVDENGDGTISKEEMKNYLINFVRSLGDPRERLEHAIDVMMKTMDINENGLIDKEEFRKFMKVKGKTPLSDADIDEMFKAVDSDGDAATLTKDELMTWILLGISAPK; from the exons ATGGCACAG TTTGAATGGGATGAAGAGGCGCAGCAAA AGTTTGAACATCTATGGGCAATCTACGACAGCGATGGCAATGGATATCTGACATTGGAAGAAATCAAAGCGCAGAAGCTAAAGGAAGGCGCACAACTGTTGGGGACAAACCCGACGGACGAAGACATTAAAGATTATATGGATCGTGTAGACGAAAATG GAGACGGCACAATCAGCAAGGAAGAAATGAAGAACTACCTTATTAACTTTGTGAGGTCTCTTGGTGACCCAAGAGAGAGGCTCGAGCACGCCATAGACGTTATGATGAAGACAATGGACATAAACGAGAACGGTCTAATTGACAAGGAAGAATTTAG AAAGTTTATGAAGGTAAAAGGCAAGACGCCTTTATCTGATGCTGACATTGACGAGATGTTTAAAGCTGTGGATAGCGACGGAGACGCGGCGACATTGACCAAAGATG AATTGATGACGTGGATTCTACTTGGTATTTCAGCTCCGAAGTAA